The proteins below come from a single Ictalurus furcatus strain D&B chromosome 15, Billie_1.0, whole genome shotgun sequence genomic window:
- the copz1 gene encoding coatomer subunit zeta-1, which translates to MDTLILEPSLYTVKAVLIMDNDGERLYAKYYDDTYPTVKEQKAFEKNIFNKTHRTDSEIALLEGLTVVYKSNIDLYFYVIGSSHENELMLMSVLNCLFDSLSQMLRKNVEKRALLENMEGLFLAVDEIVDGGVILESDPQQVVHRVALRGDDVPLTEQTVTQVLQSAKEQIKWSLLR; encoded by the exons GAGCCTTCGCTGTACACAGTGAAAGCTGTCTTAATTATGGACAACGATGGAGAAAGACTCTATGCCAAG TATTACGATGACACGTACCCTACAGTTAAAGAGCAGAAAGCTTTCGAGAAGAACATCTTCAACAAGACACACCGAACAGACa GTGAAATCGCCTTGCTCGAAGGCCTTACTGTCGTTTACAAGAGCAACATAGATCTGTATTTCTATGTTATCGGCAGCTCGCATGAAAATGAG tTAATGCTTATGTCCGTGTTGAACTGTCTGTTTGACTCTCTCAGTCAAATGCTGAG gaaaaATGTGGAGAAGAGAGCCTTACTTGAAAACATGGAGGGCCTTTTCTTAGCCGTCGATGAGATTGTAGACGGAGG TGTTATCCTGGAGAGTGACCCCCAGCAGGTTGTACACCGAGTGGCCCTGAGG GGTGATGACGTGCCTCTGACAGAACAAACGGTCACTCAG GTGTTGCAGTCAGCCAAAGAGCAGATCAAATGGTCTCTTCTACGATAG